ATGAGGCCTGATGTTTTTTCAGTTCTTGCATTTTGTGAGAAAGATACAGGCTAAAACAGGCAGCTGAAGGGTGAAATCTCTTCACCAGGGGGGATGCCTCCCCATTCAGCCCTCTCCTACCTACCCTGTCCTCAGGAACACATGACAGCTGGAGGCAATTGCCAGACCTTCTCATCTTCCACTGTCATCTCCTACTCCAATACTGGTGATGGCGCCCCCAAGGTTTACCAAGAGACATCAGAGATGCGCTCAGCACCAGGCGGGGTGAGTGGGGGAGCCCTCCTGTCCCAGAGAAGGGGGGATTCAGCGGCACCCCCAGAAACCCTGGCTGCTTTTTTCCGGATtgggttgtgtgtggtgtgtttctCCTGAGATGGTATAGCCAGGGCTTTGGAAGGGGTGGCTGAGTGTGCCATGTTCTGCCTCATCCCAGATCCGGGAGACACGGAGGACTGTTCGGGATTCAGACAGTGGACTGGAGCAGATGTCCATCGGGCATCACATCCGGGACAGGGCCCACATCCTCCAGCGCTCCCGAAACCATCGCACGGGGGACCAGGAGGAGCGGCAGGACTATATCAACCTGGATGAGAGTGAGCCTTCCCTCCCACTTCCTGGCCGGCAGCCCCTAGCCCAGTTCCTGTGGGCTAGGAGACATCCCTAACTCATAGACACTTCTGGGCAAAGCTCTGGATCagccccatatatatatatatatttttttttcttttgagacggagtctcgctcttgttgcccaggtgcccaggctggagtgcagtgccgcgatctcagctcactgcaacctccgcctcccgggtttaagcaattctcctgcctcagcctcccgagtagctgggactacaggtatgtaccaccacgcccagctaatttctgtatttttagtagagacggggtttcaccatgttggccaggctggtctcaaactcctgacctcaggtgatccacctgcctcggcctcccaaagtgctgggatgacaggcgtgagccaccgcgcccggctgtcaGCCCCATATTCTTACGCACTCGGAGCCTCCTCCGCTCAGGGGCTGAGTCAGGTGCCGGCAGTGTCTTTGAGAGGGGCCTGCTTTGTCCCTGAAGTTCCGTATTGATAGTGTTACACTCTTCTCCACCTGGATCCGTTTCTTTCTCCCCTCTTTATCTTTTTCAAATGCGCAATTATTAAGTACTTAGTGTGCACACAGGACTATGAACCTGAACTGAAGAATAATCCCATTCTGATTTCTTCCTCCAGTAGGCCACCTTAGGCCTACCGGTGGCTTCCCGGGATCGTGTAGAAACCAAAGAGCTAAGGGAATTGCCGCCCCAcccacccctgcacacacactcaGCCTTCGCCGCTTTGGCCGGAGAAGCTGTGACTCGCTCGCACATCGGCCTCCAGGAGCCAGGCCGCACACAGGCCTCATGTGGACTCCGTCCCCTCCAGGTGAGGCCGCAGCGTTTGACGACGAGTGGCGGCGGGAGACGTCCCGATTCCGGCAGCAGCGCCCCCTGGAGTTTCGGCGGCTTGAGTCCTCAGGGGCGGGGGGACGAAGGGCGGAGGGGCCTCCCCGCTTGGCCATCCAGGGACCTGAGGACTCCCCTTCCCGACAGTCCCGCCGCTATGACTGGTGAGGGCCCCGggccctcagcctcccttgtaagTATCAGGGGTAAGGAGGGCGGGGTGCACCTGCGGATGGTCCTCGGCCGCGAGGCAGGCGCAGTCCAGGCTCCCGCAGGAGCTGCCTTTGATAGTGCGAGTTGGTGTGGAAAGAGAACAAGGTTCTCACTGACATAGGCGATTAAACCCCAACTCCTGGCTCTTAACGtaagttttttcttccttttgatttgTGCTCCTCTCTTTTCCCCTCCAGGTACAGGCTGAGAGGCTGAGAAATCATCCCCTGAATAACTTTTTCCTCTCTGATTCCCATCCccaatttaatattaaattaacagGCAAGCCGGCCCCCACCTCTCCCTGGGGGTCTCAGGGAGAACCTTTCACGGCACCCTTTCcctactttttccttctttaatcccCTTACCATGATGACTTCGCCTCTGCATCTACTAACTTGATTTTTCATTCTGCTGCTCCATCTTCAAACCCCCTCACCTTTCCCATTCTACTCCTGCCATGCATTGAAGGGTCTTTTGGGGTGAGCTCTGGGTTTAGAGGCCTCCTCCATCCCTCAGCTACTCTGGATCTTTGCCCACCTCTTCCTCAGAGCCCCCACTGAGGGGCCGTAGCCTTGTCTAGGGCTGTGGAAGGAGCAGACTGGTTCCCAACTCTTTCTCCCTACTCCTGCCCACACACAGCACCAGAATCTTCCCTAAACCCTTCCCTGCctttattttttgatttgtgCAACTTGTAACTAGGTGTTTATGGAATAAAGGAGAATGGAAAAAAGACCAAATGGGATTCTGGCTGTACTTTTGATCTTTTCCTGTTCAATTCAACCCTCCTGTCTCCTCTGAAGTTACCTTCTCACTTTTCCTCATCTCCACGTGTAGCTTTCGTACCTCAGAGTTCAAGCCCACATCTCCTTGGTGCAGAGAGATCATCAGCACTGGCAGGTGCAGGCCATCAGCACTCGGCTGGGCTAGGCTGGGGCGTGAGAACATGAGCACGTGCCTCGCTGGCTCTCCCCTCACATTCTGCTGTCACTTTGCTCTTCAGGGATGCGTTGGGCATCTCTCATGGGTGCCTGCAGAACTTGCTGCCCCTTGCTCCTTAGGCAGAGTTTCTTTCCTGCACTCTGGGTGAAAACACTTCAGATAACCCTGCACAGGCCTTCAGAGGGGAGGAACTCTGGTCTGCAGCGTTCCACAAACCCTCCACCCACAGTAGTTGAGAATTTGAGCCCAGGGAAGAAGACTAGAGAAGAAAACTTAACCTGGAACCTGAGCATGACTGGAAGGGCATGAGGAGCTCAAATTTCTCAAGACGTTCACTCTTGCTTTGCCCAGCCAAATGGGTCACTCTTTTCCTCTTGGGAACTTACTTAATGATGACAAATGTGTAGGAGAGTCTGATAATGGTTTCCTCTTTATAAAAGTCTTGAGTTCTTTTCAGTTGGGGACATAAAGACACCTAAGGCTCTGGGTCCTCTCAGGGAAGGGAGAATCTTACCCTGTGTCTCATGGACGAGTAGATTCAAGAAGATAAGGAgcggctgagtgcagtggctcacacctataatcctcgtactttgggaggccgagatgggcggatcgggaggtcaggagatcgagaccatcctggcgaacatggtgaaaccctgtctctactaaaaatattaaaaaattagtcgggcgtggtggcgggcgcctgtagtcccagctacatgggaggctgaggcaggagaatggcgtgaacccaggaggcggagcttgcagtgagccgtgattgcgccactgcactccagcctgggcgacagagcgagactccatctcattaaaaaaaaaaaaaaaaaaggatgaggatTTGTCCAGTGACTCAAGAAGCAGAGAGATAGAGATGAAGTTgagctcggccgggcgcggtggctcaagtctgtaatacctgcactttgggaggccgagacgggcggatcatgaggccaggagatcgagaccatcctggctaacacggtgaaaccccatctctactaaaaaatacaaaaaaactagccgggcgcggtggtgggcgcctgtagtcccggctactcgggaggctgaggcgggagaatggcataaacccgggaggtggagcttgcagtgagctgagatctggccactgcactgcagcctgagcgacagagagagactccgtctcaaaaaaaaaaaaaaaggaaaaaaaaaagttgagctcAACAACCAGGCACTGGTGTCCTAGTCCAGTGCAGTTACTAAATCCCATTAAGTAGGCTGGTGAAGATGCACGACCAGGTCAAGGGAACCCAGTGGTGAAAGAATCCAGGAATCCCAGAAGTCAAACAGGTGTGGATTATTCACCAGCTGGGCTCTGAACTGTGGATGATGGAACTCAGCAGCCATGgtcctcatctttctttctttttttttttttttgagatggagtattgctctgtcacccaggcagtggcgtgatctcagctcactgcagcctctgcctccccagttcaagagattctcctgcctcagcttcctgagtagctgagactacaggtgtgcaccaccacgcccagctaattttagtgtttttagtagagacagggtttcaccatgttggccaggctggtcttgaactcctagactcaagtgatccacctgcctcggcctcccaaagtgctgggattacaggtatgagctgttGTGCCTGGCTTCATAGCTCTCATCTTTAAGTGTAATCTTGCCCTGTGCAGATAAGCAAACGACTGTTTCCTCTGAGAAGGGAGTTTTCTTCACTCTCCTGAGAAGGCAGCAAGGTAACCTGGAATTGAAGGAGCCTCAGTCCTTAGCTCTGCCACTAACAGCCTTGTGGTCTTGGGCAGGTCACTCACCTCCCTGGACCTGAGTTATGTGGGGCCCTTCTAGCCACAAAATATCAGGCCCAGCCTCTGAACCCCGATTTCAGTTCCAGTGCCTGCATGTGCAGGTGTAGTCCTgagtgtgactggagcagggtaAGGCTGCCCTGACCTCAGTCCAGGTGAGTCAGTCCAGTGTTTTCAGGGATTCCCCTGTTCAGGTCCCAGCCTTTAGGCATGTGAACTGATTTGTACCCCTGCTCCCTGCTGTAGGGTTTGGACCACCCTTCACCCCAGCCCTTACTCCTAGGGCCTGTGACTAGTTCTCAGCAGGGATATGTTGTGGGAAATGAGGTGTGTGTTAGCATCAGTAGAGTGAGATGCTCAAGAACCAGCCCCcagtggggcgcggtggctcatgcctgtaatcccagcactttgggaggccgaggtgggcggatcacgaggtcagcatatcgagaccatcctggctaacacggtgaaaccccgtttccactaaaaatacaaaaaattagccaggcgtggtggtgggctcctgtagtcccagctacttgggaggctgaggcaggagaatggtgtgaacccgggaggcagagcttgcagtgagccgagatcgtgccactgcactccagcctgggcgaaacagcaagactctatctcaaaaaaaaaaaaaagaaccagccCCCTAGCACATCCTGACCTGTCTGCCACTGGGGTAAGGGCCACGggacaggaagaggaaaagaacttTTCCGAGGGACACAGATATTCTACTTCCGGTCAGCTCTCCATCTGGGCCCAGCCTCACACAGCGGCCACCCCTCAGCCACCGGCCCAGCGAATATCCAGAGGACATGGGCAAATGACTCAGGTTATTTTCTCCACCCCAGAACATTACAGGTTGGAAGAGGCTGACACTAGGTGTGTGACTAAGCAGAATAACACAGAGGAGGGAAACAGGCTGCAGACGCACAAGCAAGACCTGGCTCCACCACTCAGCCACACTGTGGGAAAGACTCTTCCTCTCTCGTAACGTCAGTTCCCCACTTTGTAAAATGGACCTTTCTAGGCACTGGTGACTGTGGATTCATACCTCAGAACTGAGACCTGAGTGAGTGCAGAGAGCGTCTGACACGCGCATGGGATACAAATGACCGTTCCACGCTAGTATGTCTCCCTGATCACTCTCTCCCTGCCTTGCTCCTTCAGGGTTCTCTGGTGGTCCCTCATCCCCCACTCCATCCTCAGGACCCCTAAAATACTTCCAGACACAACCTGGATCTCATCCTACTGGCCTTGAACAGCCCCCAGCCGTTCACCCTCCCAGCTCCTGGCTATCATCTCTCACTCCCTCCAGACCTCAAAGCAGAAACAAATGTCTGAGGCCACTCTCCCCCTGCCCTGTTTGtggtttggggttttttcccCTTTCTATTGTAATGGCCTCAGGCCCTAGTAATAATACCCTTTTTCCTCCACCCCCTACCCCATGTCCAAGTTATCTAAACAGGTGACCCAGAGAACCAGGAACTGGCCCACAGGACCCAGAAGCCTGGTCTTGCCACCTGCATATTCCAAGTCCATTTAACTCACATACCTTCCTGCCTTTATGTTCCCAATCCTGGGACTGTCATTCCAGGGGCTGAGGGAACAGCAGGGCTCAAAGATGCCTTCTCTCAGCCCATTCCAGTTGGGCTAGGGGCAAGAAGAAAGCAGTCTCAACCTCTGTCGCTTGTAGACACCACTGGAGTCTTAGGAGAGGCAGGAGACAGGTAGTGCTGCACCAGGACGGGGAGATAAAGGTGGGACGGTGAGGCATGGGAGGCACTGGAAGGCGAAAGAAATCTGGGGCATGGGGAGACGTTGGTAGCTGGCTCTCATAAGGAGCCTCTGTCCAGCCTCATCCCTCGGGAGAGCCTGTGTTGGGGGCACAGAGCTGACATAGCCTGAGGGAGAGGGGCCTGGGATGCTGAAGCCTGACAGAGCTACTACAGAGGGGGCCCTGAAACCCCCCAGTGTAGAGCAATGTAGAGTGTGCTGATGACTCTTAGCCCTCTTAGCCTCTGTGTctgctttttttgagacggagtctccctctatgcccaggctggagtgcagtggcgcgatctcggctcactgcaagctccgcctcccgggttcacaccattctcctgcctcagcctcccgagtagctgcgactacaggcgcccgccaccatgccctgctaatttttttttttttttttttttttgtatttttagcagagacagggtttcaccgtgttagccaggatggtctcaatctcctgacctcgtgatccgcccgcctcggcctcccaaagtgctgggattacaggcatgagccaccgcacccacccttttttttgtttgttttgttttgttttgtttttaacggagtctcgctctgtcacccaggctggagtgcaatagcactctcggctcactgcaacctctgcctcccaggttcaagcgattctcctgcctcagcctccaggtagctgggattacaggcatttgccattacggtcggctaattttttaatttttagtggagagggagtttcaccatgttggccaggctggtcttgaactcttgacctcaggtgatctgcctgcctgtgcctcccaaagtgctgggactacaggcgtgagccactgcacctggcccatgtcTGCTCTTAAACGGTAGCTCTTGGGGGACCAGGAGAAGCAGAAAGTGCTTCCCTGCCTGGGCTCAGGGCCCTCTGGACTGTCCCTGAGACGAGGCAAACTGGGTTAGCATTCAGCCTTTCTCTGCCCCTTGagattctcttcttcctccctaaAGCCCTTATCTTTTGGGTGGGAATAGGGTGCTGCTCCTGGTTTATCCCGGCATCACCCCCTCCTTTTCATCCGTCACCTGCCACCTGGAGAGTTTGCCATTTCTGGAACATCATCTTGAAGATGTCAGTGTTCTCTGGCCAGGAGGCCAACCAAGCATCTGAGGGGTCTGAGACATTTGGGCCCATGAAGCTGGAGGATGGGAGAGAGGGGGAACTTGAAAGAGCTGTCCAGGTGGGACTGAGTCTCTAAAGAGCAGAAAtaccggctgggcgcggtggctcacgcctataatcccagcactttgggaggctgaggcaggcagatcacgaggtcaggagatcaagaacatcctggctaatatggtgaaaccccgtctctactaaaaatacaaaaaaaaaaaaaagtagccgggcatggtggcgggcgcctgtagtcccagctactcaggaggctgaggcaggagaatggcgtgaaccagggaggcggagtttgcagtaagcggagatcgcaccactgcactccagcctgggcaatagagggagactccctctcaaaaaaaaaaaaaaaaaagaaagaaagaaagaaaaagagcagaaatatCTTGGGAAAAGCCAAGATGACACTGaggtggtgtattagtccgttttcacactgttgataaagacatacccgagactgagtaaattataaagaaaaaagaggtttaatggaatcacagcgtggctggggaggcctcacaatcatgttggaaggcaaaaggcacatcttacacggcagcaggcaaaagagagaatgagaacaaagcaaaaggagtttccccttataaagccatcagatcttgtgagatttattcactaccatgagaacagtatgggagaaaccacccctatgattaattatctcccaccgggtccctcccacaatatgtgggaattataggagctacatttcttttttttctttttttttttttttttttttttttgagacggagtctcgctctgtcacccaggctggagtgcagtggccggatctcagctcactgcaagctccgcctcccaggttcacgccattctccgacctcagcctcccgagtagctgggactacaggcgcccgccacctcgcccagctagttttttgtatttcttaatagagacggggtttcaccatgttagccaggatggtctcgatctcctgacctcgtgatccacccgtctcggcctcccaaagtgctgggattacaggcttgagccaccgcgcccggccaaggagctacatttcaagatgagatttgggtggggacacagccaaactatatcagatgaGAAATGCTTTGGTGAAAGTAAACAAAGTTGTGTTCCTAGAACACCACTGGTGACTCCAGATAAAGATGTTATGTATTTGAGGTGGGGGAATTCACAATTCACAAGGAATATGGTAGGGAAGGACAGAAGCCAATTcccaacatagatgaatcttaaTTTCAGACAGcccaaatataatataaatgacaaTTTCGACTTAAAAGAGACTTTAGATATCGTCTGCTCTGGAAATTCCCAAATATGGCAGTAGGTCTGCTTTCAGAAACACTAAAGCAGAATGTCAGGGTTGGAGATTATTTGGATGCCCCTTAGCAGTAATTCCAGATATCATCAAAACCACcgtttccattttcttctgaagAAACGGAGAAGTGACTTGTTCAGCATCATACAGCTATCTGATTGCAGCACAGCGAGAGCCAGGACTCAAAACCTAGATTGACAGAAATGATACTAATATGTATGGAATGATTCACCGTAGAAGTCCTTTAAATAGAACGTTTCCTGCagggcgtggcagctcacgcctggaatcctaaacactttgggaagccgaggtgggaggactgcttgagcccaggagttcgagactagcctgggcaacatggcaaaatcccatatttacaaaaacaaaaacaaagctgggcgtggtggctcacacctgtaatcgcagcattttgggaggctgaggcaggtggatcacctgaggtcagcagttcaagaccagcctggccaatatggtgaaagcctatctctactaaaaatacaaaaaattaactgggtgtggtggcatgcacctgtagtcccagctactcaggaggctgaggcagaagaatcgcttgaacccgggaggtggagattgcagtgagccgagatcatgccactgcactccagcctgggcgacagagtgagattccttctcaaaaacaaaaataaaaaattagctgggcatggtggtgcgtgcctgtagcccaactacttgggaggctgaggtgggaggatcacctgagccagggtgGCAGAGGTTACTTcaacccaggcaacatagcaagaccttgtctccaaaaaaagaaagtttttttgtacaaatttttacataaaaaattacccagccaGGCaaggttgctcacacctgtaatcctagcactctggaaggctgaggtgggtggatcacgaggtcaggagatcaagaccatcctaaccaacgtggagaaaccccatctctactaaaaatacaaaaattagctgggtttggtggtgcacgcctgtagtcccagctacttgggaggctgaggcaggagaatcgcttgaaccagggaggcagaggttgcagtgagccgagactgcaccactgcactccagcctggtgacagagcaagactccatctcataaaaataaataaataaatgaattaattaaataaaattacccAAGTGTGCTGATAACCCTGTATGTCTttctaaccttttaaaaaaaactatggCAAAATTGcttcatgtgtgtatgtgtgtatgttctGTGAGTTTTAACTCACATGTACagatttgtgtaaccaccaccacaatcaggattagaacagttccatcaccccTCAGAGCCCTCCCTGTAGCTCCTGTAGGTACACCCTTCCTCTACCCCAACTCCTGGCAACTAATGATTTGTTTTCCATTGCTATAGTttcaccttttccagaatgtcacataagGAAATCACATAGTAGGTAACATTTTGAAGGTGccgcccagactgaagtgcagtggcgcaatctctgctcactgcaagctccacttcctggattcacgccattctcctgccttagcctcccaagtagctgggattacaggcgcccaccaccacgcccggctactttttgtatttttagtagagacggggttttaccatgttggtcagactggtctcgaactcctgacctcaggtgatatgcccacctcagtctcccaaagtgctgtgattataagcatcagccactgtgcctggccaaaggtGGCTCTTCCACTCATCATAATGCCTTTGAGACTCActcatgttgtgtgtgtgttaataGTTCCTCAGTATTCCATTATGTGTTTATTGTTTATTCACTCACCCATTTGGGCCATTTagggccgggcggggtggctcacgcctgtgatcccagcactttgggaggctgaggtaggcggatcacgaggtcaggagatcaagaccatcctggctaacccggtgaaaccccgtctctactaaaaatacaaaaaactaggaaggcatggtggtgggcgcctgtagtcccagctactcgggaggctgaggcaggagaatagcatgaacccgggaggcggagcttgcagtgagccgagatcgcaccactgtactccagcctgggtgacagagcaagactctgtcaccaaaaaaaaaaaaaaaaaaaagaatatttggggTCATTTACAATTTTTGGAACTATGAACAGAACTGCTGTAAACACTTACGTATGGGGCATTTGTGTGAatataagttttcttttatttctttgagacagggtctcactgtgttgaccagtctggagtgccgtggtgccatcatggctcactgcagcttcaacctcccgggctcaagtggtcttctcacctcagcct
This sequence is a window from Theropithecus gelada isolate Dixy chromosome 11, Tgel_1.0, whole genome shotgun sequence. Protein-coding genes within it:
- the MLF2 gene encoding myeloid leukemia factor 2, translating into MFRFMRDVEPEDPMFLMDPFAIHRQHMSRMLSGGFGYSPFLSITDGNMPGTRPASRRMQQAGAVSPFGMLGMSGGFMDMFGMMNDMIGNMEHMTAGGNCQTFSSSTVISYSNTGDGAPKVYQETSEMRSAPGGIRETRRTVRDSDSGLEQMSIGHHIRDRAHILQRSRNHRTGDQEERQDYINLDESEAAAFDDEWRRETSRFRQQRPLEFRRLESSGAGGRRAEGPPRLAIQGPEDSPSRQSRRYDW